AGGTGGGCGCGCTCGATATCACCCTGCCGCCGGCGACTGTGCCGCCGCCGACAGAACCATCATCGTCTTCCAAGACACGGCTTGTGATAGGCTTGTCTGTTGGTGGAGCTGCGTCCTTCGTCGTCCTGGGCTCCTTGATATGGCTTCATCGTCAAAGACGGCGGCGGAAACGAGCAAGAATCCTCAACAACCAAGCGAGGGAGCGGGAGCTGGAAGAGGGCGACTTCCTCGACGACAAGCCGGAGATGCAGGACGACTTCGAGAAAGGGACCGGGCCGAAGCGGTTCCGCTACGACGAGCTCGCCATTGCCACCGACGACTTCTCGGACGACCATAAGCTCGGAGAAGGCGGATTCGGGTCGGTGTACAGAGGATTCCACAAGGAGATGGGCATTGAGGTCGCCATCAAGAAGGTATCCAAGGGTTCGAAGCAGGGGAGGAAGGAGTACGCCTCGGAGGTGAGCATCATCAGCCGGCTGCGGCACCGCAACCTCGTGCAGCTCATCGGTTggtgccacggcggcggcgagctcctcctcgtCTACGAGCTGATGCACAATGGCAGCCTCGACACGCACCTCTACAGCggcgccaccggcgccgccctgTTGCCATGGCAGCTGCGGCATGAGATCGTGCTCGGCCTGGGATCGGCCCTGCTCTACCTGCACCAGGATTGGGAGCAGTGCGTTCTCCACAGGGACATCAAGCCGAGCAACGTCATGCTGGACGCGTCGTTCCACGCCAAGCTCGGCGACTTCGGCCTCGCCAGGCTCGTCGACCACGGCCGGCGCTCGCACACCACGGTGCTCGCCGGCACCATGGGGTACATGGACCCAGAGTGCATGACCACCGGCCAGGCGAGCGCCGAGTCGGACGTCTACAGCTtcggcgtcgtcctcctcgaGATCGCCTGCGGGCGGCGGCCCATGGTGGCTCGCCACGGCGAAGACGGCGTCGTCGTCCACCTCGTGCAATGGGTGTGGGAGTTCTACGGCCGGGGAGCcatcctcgacgccgccgacgcgcgGCTGGTGGGCGAGTTCGACGTCCGGGAGATGGAGACGGTGATGGTCGTTGGGCTGTGGTGCGCGCACCCTGACCGGAGCCTGAGGCCGTCCATCAGGCAGGCCGTCAACGTGCTGCGGcgagaggcgccgccgccgagcctgcCGGCGAGGATGCCGGTGGC
The nucleotide sequence above comes from Panicum virgatum strain AP13 chromosome 3K, P.virgatum_v5, whole genome shotgun sequence. Encoded proteins:
- the LOC120700089 gene encoding L-type lectin-domain containing receptor kinase IX.1-like; this encodes MASDLLLHILLAAAASLWAVAAGQDDNVLRPFAPSCSTTGNYTAGSKYKKNLDELLAALPAAAGDNGWFYKGRAGADADEVFGLIMCFADRNATQCQDCLSRAPVGIMTVCPGSRNVSAAYDACVLRYSAAPIPATADLGAVLAVYVSGEPVTSRGLRGAWLPLMSKLTAGVTASPLRLANETAPYSSSQEMYGLAQCTRDLNGTECSKCINNYISQLEGQFHNNTSGAIKGYSCYLIYQVGALDITLPPATVPPPTEPSSSSKTRLVIGLSVGGAASFVVLGSLIWLHRQRRRRKRARILNNQARERELEEGDFLDDKPEMQDDFEKGTGPKRFRYDELAIATDDFSDDHKLGEGGFGSVYRGFHKEMGIEVAIKKVSKGSKQGRKEYASEVSIISRLRHRNLVQLIGWCHGGGELLLVYELMHNGSLDTHLYSGATGAALLPWQLRHEIVLGLGSALLYLHQDWEQCVLHRDIKPSNVMLDASFHAKLGDFGLARLVDHGRRSHTTVLAGTMGYMDPECMTTGQASAESDVYSFGVVLLEIACGRRPMVARHGEDGVVVHLVQWVWEFYGRGAILDAADARLVGEFDVREMETVMVVGLWCAHPDRSLRPSIRQAVNVLRREAPPPSLPARMPVATYMPPPDAFYYTSSVATGGSSATTTGTSQSSSTTETSTLLK